A portion of the Actomonas aquatica genome contains these proteins:
- a CDS encoding RNA polymerase sigma factor has translation MSSPSTTSSPALSERSAKHWFEQEVHPHGGQLKSWLSGSFPGVRSEVDDVVQESYLKIWKRQAVQPIASAKAFLFIAARNIAIDWLRRGRRSPIDLYADPDLGRAVVDDAPNAIEILSMHERYQLLVQAVAALPPRCREVVLWHKFRGLSQREVATKLQISERTVEVHVRNAVRHCETFLRGQGVCSLRD, from the coding sequence ATGAGTTCACCGTCCACCACCTCTTCACCTGCGCTGAGCGAACGCTCGGCCAAGCACTGGTTCGAACAGGAGGTGCACCCGCACGGTGGGCAATTGAAGTCCTGGCTGTCGGGTTCGTTTCCCGGGGTGCGCAGCGAGGTGGACGATGTGGTGCAGGAGTCCTACCTGAAGATCTGGAAGCGACAGGCGGTGCAGCCGATCGCGTCGGCCAAGGCGTTTCTTTTCATCGCCGCGCGCAACATTGCCATCGATTGGCTGCGCCGGGGACGGCGTTCCCCGATTGATCTTTATGCCGACCCCGATCTCGGCCGAGCGGTGGTGGATGACGCGCCGAACGCGATCGAAATTCTGTCGATGCACGAGCGCTACCAACTGCTGGTGCAGGCGGTGGCGGCGTTGCCGCCGCGCTGTCGCGAGGTGGTCCTGTGGCACAAGTTCCGTGGACTCAGCCAACGCGAAGTCGCGACCAAGCTGCAGATATCTGAGCGCACCGTGGAGGTGCACGTGCGCAACGCCGTGCGGCATTGCGAAACCTTCCTGCGCGGTCAGGGCGTGTGTTCGTTGCGCGATTGA
- a CDS encoding TonB-dependent receptor domain-containing protein — MAWTAAGAAEEVNFNIPAQDGATALQQFSEQSGVQVVYVFDELTEVRTRAVIGAYLPRVALASLLEGSGYEITQTRGDDFVIGRIRQATTGSVSGVLRKSDTSSASGIQVQVGGSQRSALTNRDGEFIIAGLARGRFTLVVTADGYQPMHITDVVVRAGREVVLGQETLRPADTVSEMQPFMVRGRMDEVLELDRYVVEGLRAKPFVAGNMDIPRTMNDVQPYYVFDADTIDVSGAVNVEDFLRQRVTMNTVVQAFGQDSASNHGNISTVNLRGLGEDKTLVLVNGRRMAGVSEFNTAAVQPDLNGIPLSAIDRIEVMPTSASGIYGGSAVGGVVNVILKRDYNGGEIRLNYENTWDSDTPRRSASLTYGFALEGGRTRVMLNAALSDSKPLLFQDRREIYDEYRARIESNYPTFFNSLTYPPVGGLPNIAPRSTAVDSLTLKDGTSLGSRNTFISAGMSPDASPEELAADLLANAGTWNFDLPPTIQPNTGLLRPFGSTPKNESLRLSVQREMTDRLEMYAEFGHADNSTTSVMTPFTNGFNIPASAPGNPFLEDVTIRFPTTLAMPINTSSQTRSASIGALLNLPAEWVVSLDYTWSQNIYTYFNSSSDFTAMNAALANGEMSPFFDTLAFPVGLEDYASTVTFYGDSRLNNVALRGSGLLPALPWGNPRITVGLEHRRANTPDRWQRTERPITVESSYNFVFFPRSSTTDSFYAEASVPLVQEDRFPAVHSFELQASGRIESNEIDNGTQAEYIYYNQDPAPPRSFSGRTIDGEPIIEKASYSSENFTYGLKYQPIEDITLRISQATAFLPPTPAQLVPIPNPNPSMTNVIDPVSGNTVSVQRITGGNPDLTPQNSESFNGGIIWEPHWEALRGLRLNVEYYRIQQFDAISTLAPQSIVDQEQFYPERVIRDETGRITTVDTSYMNLYRRETEGWDFNVLYNHKTSMGTFSLQAAHSLILGLRNQIRQDGEETDGVGSPLESGAASYKTNATLSWAHRGWSAGWTTTYFPSYKQYGAAGGPISVQVFDGAPYPNNYLRGQGSDVISSQIYHDFYVGYDFGNQPWSESPSDSKFRAAGKRLLDGLSLQFGMRNVFDAVPPLDAYHSANFYMSTYGNAQLRRYWLSVKKEF; from the coding sequence ATGGCTTGGACTGCCGCTGGAGCGGCCGAGGAAGTGAACTTCAATATTCCGGCGCAGGACGGGGCCACGGCCCTCCAGCAGTTCTCTGAGCAATCCGGGGTGCAGGTGGTTTACGTTTTTGATGAGTTGACCGAGGTGCGGACCCGAGCAGTGATCGGCGCCTACCTGCCGCGGGTGGCGCTGGCCAGCCTGCTCGAAGGCTCGGGTTACGAGATCACCCAGACGCGCGGCGACGACTTCGTGATCGGACGTATCCGACAGGCCACTACGGGCTCGGTGAGCGGCGTGCTGCGCAAGTCCGACACCTCGTCGGCGAGTGGGATTCAGGTGCAGGTGGGCGGTTCACAACGTTCCGCGCTCACCAACCGGGATGGCGAGTTCATTATCGCGGGTCTGGCGCGCGGTCGGTTTACGCTCGTGGTCACGGCGGACGGGTATCAACCCATGCACATCACCGATGTGGTCGTGCGGGCCGGTCGCGAGGTGGTGCTCGGGCAGGAAACCCTGCGCCCGGCCGACACGGTCTCGGAAATGCAGCCCTTCATGGTGCGCGGTCGCATGGACGAAGTATTGGAACTGGACCGCTATGTCGTCGAGGGCCTGCGTGCCAAGCCCTTCGTCGCGGGCAACATGGACATCCCTCGCACTATGAATGACGTGCAGCCCTATTACGTTTTTGATGCTGATACGATTGATGTCTCGGGGGCGGTCAACGTGGAGGACTTCCTGCGCCAACGCGTGACGATGAACACGGTGGTGCAGGCGTTTGGCCAGGACTCTGCCAGCAATCACGGCAACATCAGCACGGTGAACCTTCGTGGTCTCGGTGAGGACAAGACGCTGGTGCTGGTCAACGGTCGACGCATGGCGGGGGTGAGTGAATTCAACACCGCCGCGGTGCAGCCCGACCTGAATGGCATCCCGCTCTCGGCGATCGACCGGATCGAGGTCATGCCGACTTCCGCCTCCGGCATCTACGGTGGCAGTGCGGTTGGCGGTGTCGTGAACGTGATTCTGAAGCGTGACTACAATGGTGGAGAAATTCGCCTGAACTATGAAAACACGTGGGACAGCGACACCCCGCGCCGGTCTGCCTCCCTTACTTATGGTTTTGCCCTCGAGGGCGGCCGGACGCGCGTCATGCTCAACGCCGCGTTGTCCGACAGCAAACCGCTGCTCTTTCAGGACCGCCGGGAGATTTACGACGAATACCGCGCGCGGATTGAGAGCAACTATCCCACGTTCTTCAATTCCCTGACCTACCCTCCGGTGGGAGGACTGCCCAACATCGCTCCGCGCTCCACTGCGGTGGATTCGCTGACGCTGAAGGACGGCACCTCGCTCGGCAGCCGCAACACCTTTATCTCCGCCGGAATGTCACCGGACGCTTCGCCCGAGGAACTGGCCGCGGACCTTCTGGCCAATGCGGGCACCTGGAACTTTGATCTGCCTCCGACCATCCAGCCGAACACGGGCCTGCTGCGCCCCTTTGGTTCGACGCCGAAGAACGAATCCTTGCGACTGAGTGTGCAGCGGGAGATGACCGACCGACTGGAGATGTATGCAGAGTTTGGGCACGCGGACAATTCCACCACCTCGGTGATGACGCCCTTCACCAACGGTTTTAATATTCCGGCATCCGCGCCCGGCAACCCGTTCCTCGAAGACGTGACGATCCGTTTCCCCACCACGCTGGCGATGCCGATCAACACTTCGTCGCAGACCCGTTCGGCTTCGATCGGTGCGCTGCTCAACCTGCCGGCGGAGTGGGTGGTGTCGCTCGATTACACCTGGTCCCAGAATATCTACACTTACTTTAATTCCAGCTCGGATTTCACCGCGATGAATGCCGCGTTGGCCAATGGTGAAATGAGCCCGTTCTTCGACACCCTGGCTTTCCCGGTGGGTTTGGAGGACTACGCCTCCACCGTCACGTTCTACGGCGATTCGCGACTCAACAATGTTGCCCTGCGTGGTTCGGGTCTGCTGCCGGCGCTGCCCTGGGGCAATCCGCGGATTACGGTGGGTCTGGAACACCGTCGCGCCAACACCCCGGATCGTTGGCAGCGGACGGAGCGTCCCATCACGGTCGAAAGCAGCTACAACTTCGTTTTCTTCCCGCGCTCTTCCACCACGGACAGTTTCTACGCGGAAGCCTCGGTGCCTCTCGTGCAGGAGGATCGTTTCCCGGCGGTGCACAGTTTTGAGCTGCAGGCTTCCGGTCGCATCGAGAGCAACGAAATCGATAACGGCACTCAGGCCGAATATATCTACTACAATCAGGACCCTGCTCCGCCGCGGAGCTTTTCGGGCCGCACGATCGACGGCGAGCCGATCATCGAAAAAGCGAGCTACTCCTCCGAAAACTTCACCTACGGTCTGAAGTATCAACCCATTGAGGACATCACGCTGCGCATCTCCCAGGCTACGGCATTCCTGCCGCCGACGCCGGCGCAACTGGTGCCCATTCCGAACCCGAATCCGAGCATGACCAATGTAATCGATCCGGTTTCCGGCAATACGGTCTCGGTCCAACGCATCACGGGCGGTAATCCGGATCTCACGCCGCAGAATTCCGAGAGCTTCAATGGCGGCATCATCTGGGAGCCGCACTGGGAGGCCCTGCGCGGCCTGCGACTCAATGTGGAGTACTACCGCATCCAGCAGTTCGATGCGATCAGCACCCTGGCGCCGCAGTCGATTGTGGATCAGGAGCAGTTCTATCCGGAACGGGTTATCCGGGATGAGACCGGCCGTATCACGACGGTTGATACGAGTTACATGAACCTCTACCGCCGTGAGACGGAAGGGTGGGACTTCAATGTCCTCTACAACCACAAGACCAGCATGGGCACCTTCAGCCTTCAGGCGGCGCACTCGCTCATTCTCGGTCTGCGGAACCAAATCCGCCAGGACGGAGAGGAAACCGACGGAGTGGGATCCCCGCTGGAAAGTGGCGCGGCCAGCTACAAGACCAACGCCACCCTGAGCTGGGCTCATCGGGGTTGGAGTGCTGGTTGGACCACCACTTACTTTCCGTCCTACAAGCAGTATGGCGCGGCCGGTGGTCCGATTTCGGTCCAGGTGTTTGACGGCGCCCCCTATCCGAACAACTACCTCCGTGGCCAAGGCTCCGATGTGATTTCGTCGCAGATCTATCACGACTTTTACGTGGGCTACGATTTCGGCAACCAACCGTGGAGCGAGTCGCCGAGCGACTCCAAGTTCCGCGCCGCCGGCAAACGACTGCTGGATGGCCTCTCGCTGCAGTTCGGCATGCGCAACGTCTTCGATGCGGTGCCGCCGCTGGATGCCTATCACTCGGCCAACTTCTACATGAGCACCTACGGCAACGCCCAGTTGCGCCGCTATTGGCTGAGCGTGAAGAAGGAGTTCTAA
- a CDS encoding FecR family protein: MSRSSSTRSSPSSAEPECDQTLLDRVRQQGWADDLVDRIELQVRQRKRRRRLAVKAAGAALSVAALLLWAVPYAMQTEAIETPAGSRETVAMADGSTADMNAQTRLWTDFRYGRRVVKLEQGEAYFAVRSDEGKPFVVETPRGAVRVTGTAFNVRLAGSGEVEVTLVEGSVDWTVGDETVVSLAPGQQLRNGDESRLFTLSANELQRAVSWRDGQLVLDGITVAEAAARVSTFHDKPIRVDEAVATLRLGGTCSLDSFDEFLATMTATRALRVSLDPDGVHRIGAQ, from the coding sequence ATGTCGCGATCTTCATCCACCCGCAGCTCCCCCTCTTCCGCCGAGCCGGAATGTGATCAAACCCTATTGGATCGGGTGCGGCAGCAAGGCTGGGCGGATGATTTGGTCGATCGCATCGAGCTGCAGGTGCGGCAGCGGAAACGGCGGCGCCGCTTGGCCGTGAAGGCGGCCGGTGCCGCTTTGAGTGTGGCGGCGCTGTTGCTCTGGGCGGTGCCCTACGCGATGCAGACCGAAGCCATTGAGACCCCGGCGGGCAGCCGCGAAACGGTGGCGATGGCCGACGGGTCGACGGCGGACATGAATGCGCAGACCAGGCTGTGGACGGATTTCCGTTACGGCCGGCGGGTGGTGAAACTTGAGCAGGGTGAAGCTTACTTTGCGGTGCGTTCCGACGAGGGAAAGCCGTTCGTGGTCGAGACGCCCCGGGGCGCAGTGCGTGTGACGGGCACGGCGTTTAATGTGCGTTTGGCGGGTTCGGGGGAGGTCGAGGTCACTCTGGTCGAAGGTTCGGTGGATTGGACGGTGGGTGACGAGACGGTGGTTTCTCTGGCTCCGGGCCAGCAATTGCGGAACGGCGACGAGTCGAGGCTGTTCACCCTTTCGGCGAACGAGTTGCAGCGGGCGGTGTCGTGGCGGGACGGACAACTGGTGCTCGATGGCATCACGGTGGCGGAAGCCGCGGCCCGTGTATCCACATTTCATGACAAACCCATTCGCGTCGACGAGGCGGTCGCCACGCTGCGACTGGGCGGGACCTGTTCGCTGGATTCGTTCGATGAGTTCCTCGCGACGATGACGGCGACCCGGGCGCTGCGCGTAAGCCTCGATCCCGACGGCGTGCATCGGATCGGCGCGCAGTGA
- a CDS encoding RNA polymerase sigma factor, whose translation MSHSTTNSPPTTPDSRSTQWFVREVHPHDGQLKAYLRGRFPAVRDVDDVVQESYLRIWRVQAAQPINSAKAFLFRVARNIALDWLRREQVAPLERSADLAGLEVADQTPDSGQVMITRELLDLLAEVIGQLPDRCRAVVILHKLRGMPQKDVAAQLGLSVRTVEKHCLRGLNQCERRLREHGIAGFFG comes from the coding sequence TTGAGTCACTCCACCACCAATTCACCACCGACCACGCCCGATTCCCGGTCGACGCAGTGGTTTGTGCGCGAAGTCCATCCGCATGATGGTCAGCTGAAAGCCTATCTGCGCGGGCGTTTCCCGGCCGTGCGCGATGTGGATGATGTGGTGCAGGAATCCTATCTGCGCATCTGGCGGGTGCAGGCGGCCCAACCGATCAATTCGGCCAAGGCCTTCCTATTTCGGGTGGCCCGCAATATCGCACTGGATTGGTTGCGACGGGAGCAGGTTGCTCCGCTGGAGCGCAGTGCGGATCTGGCGGGACTCGAAGTGGCGGACCAGACGCCGGACAGTGGACAGGTGATGATCACGCGTGAGTTGCTCGATCTGCTCGCCGAAGTCATCGGTCAACTGCCGGACCGTTGCCGTGCGGTGGTGATTTTGCACAAGTTGCGGGGCATGCCGCAGAAGGACGTCGCCGCGCAGCTGGGCCTGTCGGTGCGCACGGTGGAGAAACACTGTCTGCGTGGACTCAATCAATGTGAACGCCGCTTGCGTGAGCACGGCATCGCCGGCTTTTTCGGCTGA